The nucleotide sequence TTTGCATGGCTTTTATTATTAAAGCGCTTTACTAGTGCAATGCGCCGACAATAATGAATCCTATGATAGTTAAGGCACCGCCGAATAATGTATACGGTAGTTGCGTTTTAACGTGTTCTATATGGTCACAGCCACTAGCGATAGAAGCGACAACCGTCGAGTCTGATATAGGCGATGCATGATCACCAAAGATACCACCGCTTAATACTGCTGCAACTAAAAACGACACTGGCAAACCAGTGGTCAAGGCAATCGGGACAGCGATAGGGATCAATAAAGCAAACGTTCCCCAAGACGTACCAGTTGAAAACGCCATAATACCGGCCACAATAAAGATCAGTGGAGCTAATAATAGCAATGGAAACTCTGGACTTATTAACTGGCTAACATACACACCCGTACCTAACGCCTTAACTGCATCTCCAAAAGCGAATGATAGGATTAAAATACTTACCGCAGGCACCATGTTCATAATGCCTTTAACAAAGCCTGATTTGAGATCGTTAAACGATAATAATTTATAACCCCCAATAAATATGAGAAGTAGGGTTAATGAGCTTATTACTGCCACAAGCACCGATAGTGAGCCAGAGCCACGGCGAATATCACCATCGCCTGTTATCCAAAGCATGAGAAAAGTAATCACCATTAAACTAAGCATAGGTAACCACATAACGCGAGCTTTTGCTGGCTTGATTGTCACTGCATCTTTATGAGTACCAGAATATGTTTCGCTACGAGCCATAGGGCCATAAACTTTACCAGAATAAGCGGTGTAATAAGCAAGTAATACGGCAATGATTGCGTAGAAGTTATAAGCTAAAGTGCCTAACAATACTGACAATGGATCTTCAAGATTATAACCACCTAATAAACCTAATAAATAGGCACCCCAGCCATTAATTAAAAATAGAACACTAATAGGAGAACAGGTTGAGTCAAGTAAGTAAGCGAGCTTTGCTCGGCTTATGCCGTGTTGGTCAAACAACTTTTGCGAGGCCATACCACCGGTAAACATACTCAAATTGGTGTCGGTAAAAATGCTAGTGCCAACAATTGTTGGTAATAAACTTGCTTGTCGTCGGGTCTTAACCAATGACAAACTTGCTAGGTTATCGATAAAGCCTTGGACAGCACCAGAGCGATTCATTAATTCGACTAGAGCGCCAATTAATAAACTAAATACAATAATTTGGATATTACCGGTCGACATAAATACTTCGGCAATTCCTGATGCAGTGCCGACAACAGAGTCAACAGGCGCAAACTGGTGTACTAAAAGGTATGATATAAATACACCACTAAACAGTGCAAGTAGCGCGTTTTTTCGCCAAATTGCGATTATAATCGCAATGATTGGAGGCAATAACGTAAGTGAATTATCTAACATAATAGTTTCATCAAGGGTATTTACTATACTGTACTAGTCTATGAAAACATGTACAAAGTAAAATTTGTGAAATTCTACAAATTAAATGTAAAAAATTTAGATCTGATAAAGATTAAGTGAATAAAGTAGAAAGCAACGATTGTTTTTTTTTAATATTGCTAATTTATTGATCTTTTTTGAAAAAACTTACAGGTAAGCATTGAAAATCGAATAACTTACCACATAATAAAATAAACACTTTTGAATGCACTTTGAATAATCAAGGTAGCAACTATGGAGCAATTTTGGCTTTTTCTATCCTTGAACTAAGTGAAACATTTAAACAGCAGCACCTTTCTACATTAAAAGGCATTCGTCGTGGTATAGAAAGAGAAACGCTTCGAATTAAAGACAATGGTCGATTGTCTACACAACCTCATAATAAAGA is from Thalassotalea crassostreae and encodes:
- a CDS encoding Na+/H+ antiporter NhaC family protein, which translates into the protein MLDNSLTLLPPIIAIIIAIWRKNALLALFSGVFISYLLVHQFAPVDSVVGTASGIAEVFMSTGNIQIIVFSLLIGALVELMNRSGAVQGFIDNLASLSLVKTRRQASLLPTIVGTSIFTDTNLSMFTGGMASQKLFDQHGISRAKLAYLLDSTCSPISVLFLINGWGAYLLGLLGGYNLEDPLSVLLGTLAYNFYAIIAVLLAYYTAYSGKVYGPMARSETYSGTHKDAVTIKPAKARVMWLPMLSLMVITFLMLWITGDGDIRRGSGSLSVLVAVISSLTLLLIFIGGYKLLSFNDLKSGFVKGIMNMVPAVSILILSFAFGDAVKALGTGVYVSQLISPEFPLLLLAPLIFIVAGIMAFSTGTSWGTFALLIPIAVPIALTTGLPVSFLVAAVLSGGIFGDHASPISDSTVVASIASGCDHIEHVKTQLPYTLFGGALTIIGFIIVGALH